From Micromonospora echinospora, one genomic window encodes:
- a CDS encoding pyridoxal phosphate-dependent aminotransferase, with product MADVTTTTNADVPTDPLVARMRPFGTTIFAEMSALAVRTGAVNLGQGFPDSDGPPEMLAAAVEAVRGGQNQYPPGPGIPALRTAIAAHQRRFWALEYDPDGEIVVTAGATEAIAAAILALCEPGDEVVCFEPYYDSYAASIALAGAVRRPVTLRPDADGRYAFDPDALRAAFGPRTRLVLLNSPHNPTGKVFTPDELRLVAELCQEHGAYAVTDEVYEHLVFTGTGHVPLATLPGMRERTLRISSAGKTFSCTGWKIGWASGPAGLVSALLRVKQFLTFVNAAPLQPAVAVALALPDSYYTGFAEDLRQRRDQLVGGLAGAGFDVLTPEGTYFVTADITPLGGTDGVEFCRSLPERCGVVAVPTQVFYDDVAAGRPLIRFAFCKRPEALTEAVARLRTLATLAT from the coding sequence ACGTGACGACGACCACGAATGCCGACGTGCCCACGGATCCACTGGTGGCCCGGATGCGTCCGTTCGGCACCACCATCTTCGCCGAGATGTCCGCGCTGGCGGTGCGGACCGGCGCGGTCAACCTCGGGCAGGGCTTCCCGGACAGCGACGGCCCTCCGGAGATGCTCGCCGCCGCCGTCGAGGCGGTGCGCGGCGGCCAGAACCAGTACCCGCCCGGTCCGGGCATCCCGGCGCTGCGCACCGCGATCGCGGCCCACCAGCGCCGCTTCTGGGCACTGGAGTACGACCCGGACGGCGAGATCGTGGTCACCGCCGGTGCCACCGAGGCGATCGCGGCGGCGATCCTCGCCCTCTGCGAGCCCGGTGACGAGGTGGTCTGCTTCGAGCCCTACTACGACTCGTACGCGGCGTCGATCGCGCTGGCCGGGGCGGTCCGCCGGCCGGTGACCCTACGTCCGGACGCCGACGGCCGGTACGCCTTCGACCCGGACGCGCTGCGCGCCGCGTTCGGTCCCCGTACCCGGCTGGTCCTGCTCAACTCCCCGCACAACCCCACCGGAAAGGTCTTCACCCCGGACGAGCTGCGCCTGGTCGCCGAGCTGTGCCAGGAACACGGCGCGTACGCGGTGACCGACGAGGTCTACGAACACCTGGTCTTCACCGGCACCGGGCACGTCCCGCTGGCCACCCTGCCCGGCATGCGCGAGCGCACCCTGCGGATCTCCTCGGCCGGCAAGACGTTCTCCTGCACCGGCTGGAAGATCGGCTGGGCGAGCGGCCCGGCGGGGCTGGTCTCCGCGCTGCTCCGGGTGAAGCAGTTCCTCACCTTCGTCAACGCCGCGCCGCTGCAACCGGCGGTCGCGGTGGCGCTGGCCCTGCCGGACAGCTACTACACGGGGTTCGCCGAGGACCTGCGGCAGCGCCGGGACCAGCTCGTCGGCGGGCTCGCCGGGGCCGGATTCGACGTGCTCACCCCGGAGGGGACGTACTTCGTCACCGCCGACATCACCCCGCTGGGCGGGACGGACGGCGTCGAGTTCTGCCGCTCCCTGCCGGAGCGCTGCGGCGTGGTGGCGGTCCCGACCCAGGTCTTCTACGACGACGTGGCCGCCGGCCGCCCGTTGATCCGGTTCGCCTTCTGCAAGCGTCCGGAGGCGCTCACCGAGGCGGTCGCCCGGCTGCGCACCCTCGCCACCTTGGCCACCTAG